In one Lolium rigidum isolate FL_2022 chromosome 3, APGP_CSIRO_Lrig_0.1, whole genome shotgun sequence genomic region, the following are encoded:
- the LOC124695134 gene encoding protein NRT1/ PTR FAMILY 2.11-like codes for MDAAKPQDQEQERKASMETKAVKVFSSEEEADSTEEDAGEPVQNHRGWKAMPYVIGNETFEKLGTIGTISNMLVYLTTVYHMQSVSAATLLNVFSGTSNLATVAGAFVSDTYLGRYTTLAAATISSFIGMVILTLTAALHSLHPPSCNPKGGEQCQGPSGGQLAALLASFFFLIVGAGGIRPCNLAFGADQFDPRTADGRRGIASFFNWYYFTFTVAMMLSATVIIYLQSNVNWALGLAVPAALMGASCAVFFMGTRLYVRVRPEGSPFTSFAQVLVAAARKRRLPLHDRTTQLFDPPHRSKLVSKLAYTDQFTCLDKAAVLAPKDALCADGKTSVDPWRLCTVQQVEEVKCLARIIPVWSSGIIYFLVLTQLGTYTVLQAAQTDRRLGNSGFQIPQGSFIVFNMLTLTLWIPLYDRVLVPALRRVTGREGGISLLHRIGVGLVLSIVTMAVAAAVEHERRRRSAPMSCFWLVPQQVVAGFAEAFASIGQTEFYYRQFPENMRSVAGALYFLGFAVASYASGLMVTVVHRTTSWLAQDLDEGRVDLFYLVTGAMAAVNLVYFVACARWYRFKKSDDDAVGAGDIDLHEKSSANLAPV; via the coding sequence GGAACGAGACGTTCGAGAAGCTTGGGACGATCGGGACGATCTCCAACATGTTGGTGTACCTAACGACGGTGTACCACATGCAGAGCGTGAGCGCCGCCACTCTCCTCAACGTGTTCTCTGGCACAAGCAACCTGGCCACCGTCGCCGGCGCCTTCGTCAGCGATACCTACCTCGGCCGCTACaccaccctcgccgccgccaccatctcctcctTCATTGGCATGGTCATCCTCACCCTCACCGCCGCCCTCCACTCCCTCCACCCTCCCAGCTGCAACCCAAAAGGAGGCGAGCAATGCCAGGGGCCGTCGGGCGGCCAGCTGGCAGCGCTccttgcctccttcttcttcctcatcgttgGCGCCGGCGGTATCCGGCCATGTAACTTGGCCTTCGGCGCCGATCAGTTTGACCCGCGCACAGCCGATGGCCGTCGCGGCATCGCCAGCTTCTTCAACTGGTACTACTTTACCTTCACCGTGGCCATGATGCTCTCCGCCACCGTCATCATCTACCTCCAGAGCAACGTCAACTGGGCTCTCGGCCTCGCCGTGCCCGCCGCGCTCATGGGCGCCTCATGCGCCGTCTTCTTCATGGGCACGCGCCTCTATGTCCGCGTTCGCCCCGAGGGCAGCCCCTTCACCAGCTTCGCCCaggtcctcgtcgccgctgccCGCAAGCGGCGCCTCCCGTTACACGATAGGACCACGCAGTTGTTCGACCCTCCTCACCGGAGCAAGCTCGTCTCCAAGCTAGCCTACACGGACCAGTTCACATGCCTCGACAAAGCGGCTGTGCTGGCCCCCAAGGACGCGCTCTGCGCCGACGGGAAGACATCGGTGGACCCGTGGCGGTTGTGCACGGTGCAACAGGTGGAGGAGGTGAAGTGCCTGGCGCGTATCATCCCTGTATGGTCGTCGGGGATTATCTACTTCTTGGTGCTCACCCAGCTGGGCACCTACACCGTGCTCCAGGCAGCGCAGACCGACCGCCGCCTCGGCAACTCCGGCTTCCAGATCCCGCAGGGCTCCTTCATTGTGTTCAACATGCTCACCCTCACGCTCTGGATCCCGCTGTACGACCGGGTGCTGGTGCCGGCGCTACGGCGTGTTACCGGGCGCGAGGGCGGGATCAGCTTGCTCCACCGCATCGGTGTCGGGCTCGTGCTCTCCATCGTCacgatggcggtggcggcggcggtggagcacGAACGGCGACGGAGATCGGCACCGATGTCGTGCTTCTGGCTGGTGCCACAGCAGGTGGTGGCAGGCTTTGCTGAGGCATTCGCTAGCATCGGGCAGACCGAGTTCTACTACCGtcagttcccggagaacatgcgGAGTGTCGCCGGGGCGCTCTACTTCCTGGGGTTCGCGGTCGCCAGCTACGCGAGCGGGTTAATGGTGACGGTGGTGCACCGGACCACGAGCTGGCTGGCGCAGGACCTGGACGAGGGGAGGGTGGACCTGTTCTACCTCGTGACTGGTGCCATGGCAGCGGTAAACCTGGTGTACTTCGTGGCGTGCGCGAGGTGGTACAGGTTCAAGAAGTCAGATGACGACGCCGTGGGCGCCGGAGACATTGATCTCCACGAGAAGTCTTCTGCGAATTTGGCGccggtttag